The Camelus dromedarius isolate mCamDro1 chromosome 1, mCamDro1.pat, whole genome shotgun sequence genome has a window encoding:
- the TLR10 gene encoding toll-like receptor 10, whose product MRHIRSIYLFCCIVISVRGGASKLLEERELTINCSNMSLRKVPTDLTPSATMLDLSYNLLFQLQRSDFHSVSKLKVLILCHNRIQELDIRTFEFNTELRYLDVSYNRLKMVTWYSLAGLRHLDLSFNDFDTVPICEETGNMSHLEILGLSGAKIRKSDFQKISHLHLNTVFLGLRTLSHYEEGSLPILNTTKLHIVLPMNTNFWVLLRDGIKTSKILEMTNIDGKSQSTSYETQQNLTLEKAKTSILLLNKVDLLWGDLLLIFQFVWHTSVEYFQVQHVTFGGKVYPDHNSFDYSNTVMRTIKLEHVHFRIFSIPQERVYLLFTKMDIENLTISDAQMPHMLFPIYPMRFKYLNFANNILTDDVFKTPIQLPHLKTLILKDNKLETLSLVSCFASNTSLKHLDLSQNLLQHENDENCLWPETLISMNLSSNKFTDSVFRCLPRNIQILDMNDNKIQTVPKEIIHLTSLRELNLAFNLLTDLPGCSHFGRLSVLNVEMNLILSPSLDFFQSCQEVKILNAGRNPFRCTCELRDFIQLEKYSEGMMVGWSDSYICEYPLNLKGTQLKDVHLPELSCNIALLIVTIVVIMLVLGMAVAFCCFHFDLPWYLRMLGQWAQTWHRVRKTTQRQLKRNIQFHVFISYSEHDSAWVKHALIPNLEKEDGSILICFHEGNSDPGKNITEDVIKCIEKSYKSIFVLSPNFVQSEWCHYELYFAHHNLFHESSDNIIIILLEPIPLYCIPIRYPKLKALMEKKAYLEWPKDRRKCGLFWTNLRAAIHVNLLETRQMCELQTFTELNEGSRGSTISLVRTDCL is encoded by the coding sequence ATGAGACATATCAGAAGCATTTACCTATTTTGTTGTATTGTTATATCAGTGCGTGGTGGGGCTTCAAAGCTGCTGGAAGAAAGGGAATTGACTATCAACTGCTCCAACATGTCTTTAAGAAAGGTTCCCACAGACTTGACCCCAAGCGCAACCATGCTGGATTTATCCTACAACCTCCTTTTTCAACTCCAGCGTTCAGATTTTCATTCTGTCTCTAAACTGAAAGTTTTGATTCTGTGCCATAACAGAATCCAGGAGCTAGATATCAGGACCTTTGAATTCAACACAGAGTTAAGATATTTAGATGTGTCTTACAACAGATTGAAGATGGTAACCTGGTACTCACTGGCGGGTCTCAGACATCTCGATCTTTCCTTCAATGACTTTGATACTGTACCTATCTGTGAGGAGACTGGCAACATGTCACACCTGGAAATCCTAGGTCTGAGTGGGGCAAAAATACGGAAATCAGATTTCCAGAAAATTTCTCATTTGCATCTAAATACTGTCTTCTTAGGATTGAGAACTCTTTCCCATTATGAGGAAGGTAGCCTGCCTATCTTAAACACAACAAAACTTCACATTGTTTTACCAATGAATACAAATTTCTGGGTTCTTTTGCGTGATGGAATCAAGACTTCAAAAATACTAGAAATGACGAATATAGATGGCAAAAGTCAATCTACAAGTTATGAAACTCAACAGAATCTTACTTTAGAGAAGGCCAAGACATCCATTCTGTTACTTAATAAAGTTGATTTACTCTGGGGTGACCTTCTCCTTATCTTCCAATTTGTTTGGCATACATCAGTAGAATACTTCCAGGTCCAACATGTGACTTTTGGAGGTAAGGTTTATCCTGACCACAATTCATTTGACTACTCAAATACTGTAATGAGAACTATAAAATTGGAGCATGTACACTTCAGAATTTTTAGTATTCCACAGGAGAGAGTCTACTTGCTTTTTACCAAAATGGATATAGAAAACCTGACAATATCAGATGCACAAATGCCTCACATGCTGTTCCCTATTTATCCTATGagattcaaatatttaaattttgctaaTAATATCTTAACAGATGACGTGTTTAAAACCCCTATCCAATTGCCTCATTTGAAAACTCTCATTTTGAAGGACAATAAGTTGGAGACGCTTTCCTTAGTGAGTTGTTTTGCCAGCAACACATCCTTGAAGCACTTAGATCTGAGCCAAAATCTGTTACAacatgaaaatgatgaaaattgcTTGTGGCCAGAAACCTTGATCAGCATGAATTTGTCATCCAATAAATTTACTGACTCTGTTTTCAGGTGCTTGCCCAGAAATATTCAAATACTAGACATGAATGATAACAAAATTCAAACTGTCCCTAAAGAGATTATTCATCTGACATCCTTGCGAGAGTTAAATCTTGCATTTAATCTTCTAACTGATCTTCCTGGGTGCAGTCATTTTGGAAGACTCTCAGTTCTGAACGTTGAAATGAACTTAATTCTCAGCCCATCTCTGGATTTTTTTCAGAGCTGCCAGGAAGTTAAGATTCTAAATGCAGGAAGAAATCCATTCCGGTGTACTTGTGAATTAAGAGATTTCATTCAGCTTGAAAAATATTCAGAGGGCATGATGGTTGGGTGGTCAGATTCATACATTTGTGAATACCCTTTGAATCTGAAGGGGACTCAGTTAAAGGATGTTCATCTTCCTGAATTATCTTGCAACATAGCTTTGTTGATTGTCACCATTGTGGTTATCATGCTAGTCCTGGGGATGGCTGTGGCCTTCTGCTGTTTCCACTTTGATCTGCCCTGGTATCTCAGGATGCTAGGTCAATGGGCACAGACATGGCACAGGGTTAGGAAGACAACCCAAAGACAACTCAAGAGAAATATCCAATTCCATGTGTTTATTTCATACAGTGAACATGATTCTGCCTGGGTAAAGCATGCACTGATCCCCAATCTAGAGAAAGAAGATGGTTCTATACTAATTTGTTTTCATGAGGGAAACTCTGACCCTGGCAAGAACATTACTGAAGATGTCATAAAGTGCATTGAGAAAAGCTACAAGTCCATCTTTGTCTTGTCTCCCAACTTTGTCCAGAGTGAGTGGTGCCATTATGAACTCTACTTTGCCCACCACAATCTCTTCCATGAAAGTTCTGATAACATAATTATCATCTTACTGGAACCCATCCCACTCTACTGCATTCCTATCAGGTATCCCAAGTTGAAAGCTCTCATGGAAAAGAAAGCATACTTGGAATGGCCCAAGGATAGACGTAAATGTGGCCTTTTTTGGACAAACCTTCGAGCTGCTATTCATGttaatttattagaaaccagACAGATGTGTGAACTACAGACATTCACAGAGCTAAATGAAGGGTCTCGAGGTTCTACAATCTCTTTGGTAAGAACAGACTGCCTATAA